The Athalia rosae chromosome 7, iyAthRosa1.1, whole genome shotgun sequence genome window below encodes:
- the LOC105687945 gene encoding uncharacterized protein LOC105687945 isoform X3, with protein MTSLILENADLNRLFPKCRPRGGKPPRSGGSTPSHHNLHDHHQAAEAARLHPPCDRECDSAALEVVVNKNGAIIAGTTTIATITTIASNSVDVKNNNNNNNNNIHNNNNNNNNNNEEEEEYRKMIDLERDTSDNRCRKQANGRKKSGSLSRRTANVVAGFPGDSQVPVNSVKLPSSSSSSASGRSEDAPNYGNLAGSDHQAQSQDALDDSGPEESPVYILTSAKGDRSYKLRDSRIIEIAGGREVFSQSRGKVAARKPRFLAASNSLSIDDCQTDNKLSVKKNNKSPNRQSVWELRSRCGEARRQRTNREVTETVFSSEVHSVRRNPTSKSILDYDSPKSNRGNRIINYDSILNSNNVETYNTPKSITDLNYGLPKNCVDYQSNHTTPARSMAIVNDGEVVVFDDIDDNWQGLRLDLGPTNATQNTTDNLDIDTEDSQRGRMHPEPPGSSVGSTPSPAYHRNTSDFFKVITPASDCEGDTPPLEQNHKVARVIGELPIAQYSGSPRRYGVRENSRLPTLLSSPSMYAPPRPGFPQRVLPTTPNQKEKEEKSAETSHEKPAVESVESGIEEPPSCPTPPPLEQEDEEEEDDDDCLKSSLPPNENLSSLVSPGGSTFDYLYEFSETRKVLEEFFKCPPPTEEKDNNIDSSPFQDLDYELRRQAGSAYVGQRLASGPPTLEEVLIHESPKKQRADFPQTTVEHENNFLDLSVGTGSSEDLGETEVGLQVGNSRNFTLSPETTDCDSNCGDLDSEMSLMMMDNELMPASGLLGSVGDLGNNSDSLRIYTSMPVLEDGLSSGHASDTDNNNPTVMLMKRQINEIEREIIQRTRNDMLSSENESGKDVSLNVTKDILHSLKATSPDLFVTTKERKDISYDTNDLELDGLDPLGTPPPPAPQGRQSANLENGGEVEAAIKDIRMALQRTKTLPVKSPSEEPPEPSISPIWIPRRRACGESNSEDSEMRRVGDDGDAEVEEAVDEEEADTDLETDRLLGQQRTDDQGFYDDKGWRKPKTRTMLPTMSTKIATPKQTPPKTLSVAPLEALTPSEPLPSTSVSVSPPPSVSATQSSPCDREATSPTQTVSSPQKTPAKNSPSPPHSLKESNGKVKKDKDGKKKSRNKEGLLTDPSVLIEGVLFRARYLGSTQLVCEGQPTKSTRMCQAEEAVSRIKDGTVPMQATLVNYGGQHAYGRCSVASQGSLDEDECDSSEELIGSTSGGGQSESINIGAQSQMAPIGGPLGPTTVFRLQFLGSVEVEEEGGRKRRKRLKKHMVEEAVTKIKALAPDGETQPSTEVDLFISTEKIMVLNTDLKEIMMDHALRTISYIADIGDLVVLMARRRFVPHEMEEAPKINRTPKMICHVFESEEAQFIAQSIGQAFQVAYMEFLKANGIEDHSFVKEMDYQEVLNSQEIFGDELQMFAKKEMQKEVVVPKAKGEILGVVIVESGWGSMLPTVVIANLAPAGAAARCGQLNIGDQIIAINGVSLVGLPLSTCQTYIKNSKNQTVVKLTVVPCAPVVEVKIKRPDTKYQLGFSVQNGVICSLLRGGIAERGGVRVGHRIIEINNQSVVAVPHEKIVNLLATSVGEILMKTMPTSMFRLLTGQESPVYI; from the exons ATGACCAGTCTGATTTTGGAGAACGCAGACTTGAATCGTCTGTTTCCAAAATGTCGGCCTAGGGGCGGTAAACCCCCGAGATCGGGGGGCTCTACGCCGAGTCATCATAATCTGCATGACCATCATCAAGCTGCAGAAGCTGCTCGGTTACATCCCCCCTGCGATAGAGAGTGCGACTCTGCAGCACTTGAAGTGGTCGTTAATAAAAACGGTGCGATTATCGCAGGCACAACCACCATCGCTACTATCACTACAATCGCGTCTAATTCGGTCGACGTTAagaacaataacaacaataataacaacaacatccacaacaacaacaacaacaacaataataataacgaggaagaagaagaatatagAAAAATGATTGATCTCGAACGTGACACCTCGGATAATAG GTGTAGAAAGCAAgcgaatgggagaaaaaaatcaggttcGCTGTCCCGTAGGACGGCGAACGTGGTCGCCGGGTTTCCGGGGGATTCGCAGGTTCCTGTTAATTCTGTGAAACTGCCCTCGTCGAGCTCGTCTTCGGCTTCCGGGAGGAGCGAAGATGCTCCAAATTACGGAAACCTCGCCGGAAGCGATCATCAGGCTCAGTCTCAGGACGCCCTTGACGACAGTGGACCAGAAGAAAGTCCCGTTTACATCTTAACTTCGGCAAAAGGGGATCGCAGCTATAAGCTAAGGGATTCGAG GATAATTGAGATCGCTGGTGGCAGAGAAGTCTTTTCTCAGAGTCGTGGTAAAGTTGCTGCCAGGAAACCCAGGTTTTTAGCTGCTTCGAATTCCCTCTCTATAGACGACTGCCAGACGGACAATAAACtaagcgttaaaaaaaataacaaatcacCAAACAGGCAGAGTGTCTGGGAACTAAGAAGCCG ATGTGGGGAAGCTAGAAGGCAGCGAACGAACCGTGAGGTAACAGAGACCGTTTTTTCATCGGAGGTTCATTCGGTTCGTCGTAATCCTACATCAAAATCCATCCTGGACTACGACTCTCCAAAAAGTAACCGCGGCAATCGGATAATCAATTATGACTCGATATTAAATAGCAATAATGTAGAAACGTACAACACGCCAAAAAGTATTACAGACCTCAATTATGGGCTGCCTAAAAACTGTGTAGACTATCAGTCAAATCATACAACTCCTGCACGGAGCATGGCAATTGTAAATGACGGAGAAGTTGTTGTATTCGACGATATAGACGATAACTGGCAGGGACTTAGGCTCGATCTTGGACCTACTAATGCCACCCAAAATACAACAGACAATCTAGATATTGATACCGAAGACTCACAGCGCGGTAGAATGCACCCTGAACCACCTGGATCCAGTGTTGGAAGCACTCCTAGTCCTGCTTATCATCGTAATACCTCCGATTTTTTCAAG GTCATTACCCCAGCAAGCGATTGTGAGGGCGATACTCCGCCTTTAGAGCAAAACCATAAGGTTGCTAGGGTCATTGGTGAGCTTCCCATAGCACAATATTCAGGAAGTCCGAGGCGCTATGGAGTTCGAGAGAACTCCAGACTTCCAACTCTGCTTTCATCGCCTTCTATGTACGCCCCCCCTAGACCTGGCTTTCCCCAGAGGGTTTTGCCAACTACTCCGAACCAGAAGGAG aaggaagaaaaatccgCGGAAACATCTCATGAAAAGCCTGCAGTGGAATCAGTTGAGTCTGGAATTGAAGAACCACCATCTTGTCCTACTCCGCCGCCTCTAGAACAGGAAgatgaggaagaagaagacgatgaTGATTGTCTCAAGTCTTCTTTACctccgaatgaaaatttatctagTCTCGTGTCACCGGGAGGTAGCACTTTCGACTATTTATATGAATTCTCTGAGACCCGCAAGGTCCTAGAAGAGTTTTTCAAGTGCCCTCCGCCCACGGAAGAAAAGGATAACAATATAGATTCCTCGCCATTCCAA GATCTTGACTACGAACTGCGGAGACAGGCAGGTAGTGCTTACGTCGGTCAGAGGTTAGCTAGTGGCCCACCCACTTTGGAAGAAGTTTTGATACACGAGTCCCCTAAAAAACAAAGAGCGGATTTTCCTCAGACg ACGGTGGAGCACGAAAACAATTTCTTGGATCTATCTGTGGGCACTGGAAGCAGCGAGGATCTTGGTGAGACTGAAGTTGGTCTGCAAGTCGGAAATTCTCGTAATTTCACCTTGAGTCCAGAGACAACAGACTGTGACAGCAACTGCGGTGACCTGGACAGTGAAATGTCCTTGATGATGATGGACAATGAACTAATGCCAGCTAGTGGACTTCTTGGTTCTGTCGGAGATCTTGGTAACAATTCAGACTCCCTTAGAATATACACAAGCATGCCTGTTTTGGAGGATGGTCTGTCAAGTGGCCATGCCAGCGATACGGATAACAATAACCCAACAGTAATGCTAATGAAAAGGCAGATTAACGAAATCGAAAGGGAGATAATACAGAGGACACGAAACGATATGCTTAGCTCTGAAAACGAATCAGGAAAAGACGTGAGCCTCAATGTTACCAAAGATATTCTTCATTCGCTCAAAGCTACTTCACCAGATTTATTCGTCACCACCAAAGAGCGTAAAGATATTTCCTATGATACAAATGATCTTGAACTCGATGGACTTGATCCCCTTGGCACTCCACCACCCCCAGCACCACAAGGCAGGCAAAGTGCGAATTTAGAAAACGGAGGTGAAGTTGAAGCTGCGATTAAAGACATAAGAATGGCATTGCAAAGAACAAAGACACTCCCTGTTAAATCTCCCTCCGAAGAACCACCTGAACCAAGCATTAGCCCAATTTGGATACCAAG GCGGAGAGCCTGTGGCGAAAGCAACAGCGAAGATTCTGAAATGAGACGGGTGGGTGATGACGGAGATGCAGAGGTGGAGGAAGCTGTTGATGAGGAAGAGGCTGACACCGATCTTGAAACCGACAGACTCCTCGGACAACAAAGAACTGATGACCAGGGGTTTTACGATGATAAG GGGTGGCGGAAGCCTAAGACTAGGACAATGTTGCCGACAATGAGTACAAAAATCGCCACTCCCAAACAAACACCGCCGAAAACGTTGAGCGTCGCTCCTCTAGAAGCGTTGACACCCTCAGAACCCCTGCCTTCAACTTCTGTGTCCGTGTCCCCTCCACCATCAGTTTCCGCCACCCAATCGTCACCTTGTGATCGCGAAGCAACTAGTCCCACGCAAACTGTGTCGAGCCCCCAGAAGACCCCAGCCAAAAATTCTCCCTCGCCCCCTCACAGCCTCAAGGAATCCAACGGCAAGGTGAAAAAG GACaaagacggaaaaaagaagagcagAAATAAAGAAG GTTTATTAACGGATCCTTCAGTTTTGATCGAGGGGGTCTTATTCCGTGCAAGATATCTCGGATCCACACAGTTAGTATGTGAAGGTCAACCAACAAAATCGACGAGGATGTGCCAAGCGGAGGAAGCTGTCTCAAGGATAAAG GATGGGACAGTGCCGATGCAGGCTACGCTGGTAAACTATGGTGGGCAACATGCCTATGGTCGATGCAGTGTAGCGTCACAAGGAAGCCTCGATGAGGATGAATGCGACTCAAGCGAAGAACTTATAGGGAGTACTTCAGGTGGTGGACAATCTGAGTCTATCAATATCGGGGCACAGTCCCAGATGGCCCCTATCGGAGGTCCGTTGGGGCCTACAACCGTTTTCAGACTCCAGTTTCTCGGGTCGGTTGAGGTGGAAGAGGAAGGGGGACGAAAGCGACGCAAACGTCTCAAGAAACACATGGTCGAAGAGGCTGTCACTAAGATAAAG GCTCTG GCCCCTGATGGAGAGACTCAACCCAGTACAGAGGTAGATCTGTTCATATCTACCGAAAAAATAATGGTTCTCAACACAGATCTGAAAGAAATAATGATGGATCACGCGCTGAGGACTATTTCTTACATAGCTGATATTGGTGATCTTGTGGTATTGATGGCTAGGCGACGGTTTGTGCCTCATGAGATGGAAGAGGCgccaaaaataaatagaactcCAAAGATGATCTGTCATGTATTTGAAAGTGAAGAGGCACAGTTCATCGCTCAAAGCATTGGTCAGGCCTTCCAAGTAGCTTACATGGAATTCTTGAAAGCCAATGGAATAGAAGATCATAGTTTTGTCAAGGAAATGGACTACCAAGAAGTTCTAAACTCCCAGGAGATATTCGGAGACGAGCTACAAATGTTTGCCAAGAAAGAAATGCAGAAAGAG GTCGTTGTTCCAAAAGCAAAGGGTGAAATTCTTGGTGTGGTAATCGTGGAGTCTGGGTGGGGGTCGATGCTACCTACGGTGGTAATAGCTAATTTGGCTCCAGCAGGTGCGGCAGCTCGTTGCGGGCAACTGAATATCGGAGATCAAATAATAGCCATCAATGGCGTCTCCCTTGTGGGACTTCCTTTATCGACTTGTCAAACTtacataaaaaattcgaaaaatcagaCTGTCGTAAAGCTCACTGTTGTTCCCTGCGCCCCAGTTGTTGAGGTCAAAATAAAGAGACCAGACACAAAATACCAGCTGGGTTTCAGTGTACAAAATGGAGTGATTTGCAGTCTACTCAGAGGTGGAATTGCAGAACGAGGAGGAGTCAGAGTTGGGCATAGAATCATTGAGATTAATAATCAAAGCGTCGTAGCGGTGCCTCACGAAAAGATTGTCAATCTCTTAGCCACGTCTGTGGGCGAG ATTCTCATGAAGACGATGCCTACGTCGATGTTTCGACTGTTAACAGGCCAGGAATCTCCAGTGTATATATAA
- the LOC105687945 gene encoding uncharacterized protein LOC105687945 isoform X5 — protein sequence MTSLILENADLNRLFPKCRPRGGKPPRSGGSTPSHHNLHDHHQAAEAARLHPPCDRECDSAALEVVVNKNGAIIAGTTTIATITTIASNSVDVKNNNNNNNNNIHNNNNNNNNNNEEEEEYRKMIDLERDTSDNRCRKQANGRKKSGSLSRRTANVVAGFPGDSQVPVNSVKLPSSSSSSASGRSEDAPNYGNLAGSDHQAQSQDALDDSGPEESPVYILTSAKGDRSYKLRDSRIIEIAGGREVFSQSRGKVAARKPRFLAASNSLSIDDCQTDNKLSVKKNNKSPNRQSVWELRSRCGEARRQRTNREVTETVFSSEVHSVRRNPTSKSILDYDSPKSNRGNRIINYDSILNSNNVETYNTPKSITDLNYGLPKNCVDYQSNHTTPARSMAIVNDGEVVVFDDIDDNWQGLRLDLGPTNATQNTTDNLDIDTEDSQRGRMHPEPPGSSVGSTPSPAYHRNTSDFFKVITPASDCEGDTPPLEQNHKVARVIGELPIAQYSGSPRRYGVRENSRLPTLLSSPSMYAPPRPGFPQRVLPTTPNQKEKEEKSAETSHEKPAVESVESGIEEPPSCPTPPPLEQEDEEEEDDDDCLKSSLPPNENLSSLVSPGGSTFDYLYEFSETRKVLEEFFKCPPPTEEKDNNIDSSPFQDLDYELRRQAGSAYVGQRLASGPPTLEEVLIHESPKKQRADFPQTTVEHENNFLDLSVGTGSSEDLGETEVGLQVGNSRNFTLSPETTDCDSNCGDLDSEMSLMMMDNELMPASGLLGSVGDLGNNSDSLRIYTSMPVLEDGLSSGHASDTDNNNPTVMLMKRQINEIEREIIQRTRNDMLSSENESGKDVSLNVTKDILHSLKATSPDLFVTTKERKDISYDTNDLELDGLDPLGTPPPPAPQGRQSANLENGGEVEAAIKDIRMALQRTKTLPVKSPSEEPPEPSISPIWIPSMLDGRRRACGESNSEDSEMRRVGDDGDAEVEEAVDEEEADTDLETDRLLGQQRTDDQGFYDDKGWRKPKTRTMLPTMSTKIATPKQTPPKTLSVAPLEALTPSEPLPSTSVSVSPPPSVSATQSSPCDREATSPTQTVSSPQKTPAKNSPSPPHSLKESNGKDKDGKKKSRNKEVLIEGVLFRARYLGSTQLVCEGQPTKSTRMCQAEEAVSRIKDGTVPMQATLVNYGGQHAYGRCSVASQGSLDEDECDSSEELIGSTSGGGQSESINIGAQSQMAPIGGPLGPTTVFRLQFLGSVEVEEEGGRKRRKRLKKHMVEEAVTKIKALAPDGETQPSTEVDLFISTEKIMVLNTDLKEIMMDHALRTISYIADIGDLVVLMARRRFVPHEMEEAPKINRTPKMICHVFESEEAQFIAQSIGQAFQVAYMEFLKANGIEDHSFVKEMDYQEVLNSQEIFGDELQMFAKKEMQKEVVVPKAKGEILGVVIVESGWGSMLPTVVIANLAPAGAAARCGQLNIGDQIIAINGVSLVGLPLSTCQTYIKNSKNQTVVKLTVVPCAPVVEVKIKRPDTKYQLGFSVQNGVICSLLRGGIAERGGVRVGHRIIEINNQSVVAVPHEKIVNLLATSVGEILMKTMPTSMFRLLTGQESPVYI from the exons ATGACCAGTCTGATTTTGGAGAACGCAGACTTGAATCGTCTGTTTCCAAAATGTCGGCCTAGGGGCGGTAAACCCCCGAGATCGGGGGGCTCTACGCCGAGTCATCATAATCTGCATGACCATCATCAAGCTGCAGAAGCTGCTCGGTTACATCCCCCCTGCGATAGAGAGTGCGACTCTGCAGCACTTGAAGTGGTCGTTAATAAAAACGGTGCGATTATCGCAGGCACAACCACCATCGCTACTATCACTACAATCGCGTCTAATTCGGTCGACGTTAagaacaataacaacaataataacaacaacatccacaacaacaacaacaacaacaataataataacgaggaagaagaagaatatagAAAAATGATTGATCTCGAACGTGACACCTCGGATAATAG GTGTAGAAAGCAAgcgaatgggagaaaaaaatcaggttcGCTGTCCCGTAGGACGGCGAACGTGGTCGCCGGGTTTCCGGGGGATTCGCAGGTTCCTGTTAATTCTGTGAAACTGCCCTCGTCGAGCTCGTCTTCGGCTTCCGGGAGGAGCGAAGATGCTCCAAATTACGGAAACCTCGCCGGAAGCGATCATCAGGCTCAGTCTCAGGACGCCCTTGACGACAGTGGACCAGAAGAAAGTCCCGTTTACATCTTAACTTCGGCAAAAGGGGATCGCAGCTATAAGCTAAGGGATTCGAG GATAATTGAGATCGCTGGTGGCAGAGAAGTCTTTTCTCAGAGTCGTGGTAAAGTTGCTGCCAGGAAACCCAGGTTTTTAGCTGCTTCGAATTCCCTCTCTATAGACGACTGCCAGACGGACAATAAACtaagcgttaaaaaaaataacaaatcacCAAACAGGCAGAGTGTCTGGGAACTAAGAAGCCG ATGTGGGGAAGCTAGAAGGCAGCGAACGAACCGTGAGGTAACAGAGACCGTTTTTTCATCGGAGGTTCATTCGGTTCGTCGTAATCCTACATCAAAATCCATCCTGGACTACGACTCTCCAAAAAGTAACCGCGGCAATCGGATAATCAATTATGACTCGATATTAAATAGCAATAATGTAGAAACGTACAACACGCCAAAAAGTATTACAGACCTCAATTATGGGCTGCCTAAAAACTGTGTAGACTATCAGTCAAATCATACAACTCCTGCACGGAGCATGGCAATTGTAAATGACGGAGAAGTTGTTGTATTCGACGATATAGACGATAACTGGCAGGGACTTAGGCTCGATCTTGGACCTACTAATGCCACCCAAAATACAACAGACAATCTAGATATTGATACCGAAGACTCACAGCGCGGTAGAATGCACCCTGAACCACCTGGATCCAGTGTTGGAAGCACTCCTAGTCCTGCTTATCATCGTAATACCTCCGATTTTTTCAAG GTCATTACCCCAGCAAGCGATTGTGAGGGCGATACTCCGCCTTTAGAGCAAAACCATAAGGTTGCTAGGGTCATTGGTGAGCTTCCCATAGCACAATATTCAGGAAGTCCGAGGCGCTATGGAGTTCGAGAGAACTCCAGACTTCCAACTCTGCTTTCATCGCCTTCTATGTACGCCCCCCCTAGACCTGGCTTTCCCCAGAGGGTTTTGCCAACTACTCCGAACCAGAAGGAG aaggaagaaaaatccgCGGAAACATCTCATGAAAAGCCTGCAGTGGAATCAGTTGAGTCTGGAATTGAAGAACCACCATCTTGTCCTACTCCGCCGCCTCTAGAACAGGAAgatgaggaagaagaagacgatgaTGATTGTCTCAAGTCTTCTTTACctccgaatgaaaatttatctagTCTCGTGTCACCGGGAGGTAGCACTTTCGACTATTTATATGAATTCTCTGAGACCCGCAAGGTCCTAGAAGAGTTTTTCAAGTGCCCTCCGCCCACGGAAGAAAAGGATAACAATATAGATTCCTCGCCATTCCAA GATCTTGACTACGAACTGCGGAGACAGGCAGGTAGTGCTTACGTCGGTCAGAGGTTAGCTAGTGGCCCACCCACTTTGGAAGAAGTTTTGATACACGAGTCCCCTAAAAAACAAAGAGCGGATTTTCCTCAGACg ACGGTGGAGCACGAAAACAATTTCTTGGATCTATCTGTGGGCACTGGAAGCAGCGAGGATCTTGGTGAGACTGAAGTTGGTCTGCAAGTCGGAAATTCTCGTAATTTCACCTTGAGTCCAGAGACAACAGACTGTGACAGCAACTGCGGTGACCTGGACAGTGAAATGTCCTTGATGATGATGGACAATGAACTAATGCCAGCTAGTGGACTTCTTGGTTCTGTCGGAGATCTTGGTAACAATTCAGACTCCCTTAGAATATACACAAGCATGCCTGTTTTGGAGGATGGTCTGTCAAGTGGCCATGCCAGCGATACGGATAACAATAACCCAACAGTAATGCTAATGAAAAGGCAGATTAACGAAATCGAAAGGGAGATAATACAGAGGACACGAAACGATATGCTTAGCTCTGAAAACGAATCAGGAAAAGACGTGAGCCTCAATGTTACCAAAGATATTCTTCATTCGCTCAAAGCTACTTCACCAGATTTATTCGTCACCACCAAAGAGCGTAAAGATATTTCCTATGATACAAATGATCTTGAACTCGATGGACTTGATCCCCTTGGCACTCCACCACCCCCAGCACCACAAGGCAGGCAAAGTGCGAATTTAGAAAACGGAGGTGAAGTTGAAGCTGCGATTAAAGACATAAGAATGGCATTGCAAAGAACAAAGACACTCCCTGTTAAATCTCCCTCCGAAGAACCACCTGAACCAAGCATTAGCCCAATTTGGATACCAAG TATGTTGGATGGCAGGCGGAGAGCCTGTGGCGAAAGCAACAGCGAAGATTCTGAAATGAGACGGGTGGGTGATGACGGAGATGCAGAGGTGGAGGAAGCTGTTGATGAGGAAGAGGCTGACACCGATCTTGAAACCGACAGACTCCTCGGACAACAAAGAACTGATGACCAGGGGTTTTACGATGATAAG GGGTGGCGGAAGCCTAAGACTAGGACAATGTTGCCGACAATGAGTACAAAAATCGCCACTCCCAAACAAACACCGCCGAAAACGTTGAGCGTCGCTCCTCTAGAAGCGTTGACACCCTCAGAACCCCTGCCTTCAACTTCTGTGTCCGTGTCCCCTCCACCATCAGTTTCCGCCACCCAATCGTCACCTTGTGATCGCGAAGCAACTAGTCCCACGCAAACTGTGTCGAGCCCCCAGAAGACCCCAGCCAAAAATTCTCCCTCGCCCCCTCACAGCCTCAAGGAATCCAACGGCAAG GACaaagacggaaaaaagaagagcagAAATAAAGAAG TTTTGATCGAGGGGGTCTTATTCCGTGCAAGATATCTCGGATCCACACAGTTAGTATGTGAAGGTCAACCAACAAAATCGACGAGGATGTGCCAAGCGGAGGAAGCTGTCTCAAGGATAAAG GATGGGACAGTGCCGATGCAGGCTACGCTGGTAAACTATGGTGGGCAACATGCCTATGGTCGATGCAGTGTAGCGTCACAAGGAAGCCTCGATGAGGATGAATGCGACTCAAGCGAAGAACTTATAGGGAGTACTTCAGGTGGTGGACAATCTGAGTCTATCAATATCGGGGCACAGTCCCAGATGGCCCCTATCGGAGGTCCGTTGGGGCCTACAACCGTTTTCAGACTCCAGTTTCTCGGGTCGGTTGAGGTGGAAGAGGAAGGGGGACGAAAGCGACGCAAACGTCTCAAGAAACACATGGTCGAAGAGGCTGTCACTAAGATAAAG GCTCTG GCCCCTGATGGAGAGACTCAACCCAGTACAGAGGTAGATCTGTTCATATCTACCGAAAAAATAATGGTTCTCAACACAGATCTGAAAGAAATAATGATGGATCACGCGCTGAGGACTATTTCTTACATAGCTGATATTGGTGATCTTGTGGTATTGATGGCTAGGCGACGGTTTGTGCCTCATGAGATGGAAGAGGCgccaaaaataaatagaactcCAAAGATGATCTGTCATGTATTTGAAAGTGAAGAGGCACAGTTCATCGCTCAAAGCATTGGTCAGGCCTTCCAAGTAGCTTACATGGAATTCTTGAAAGCCAATGGAATAGAAGATCATAGTTTTGTCAAGGAAATGGACTACCAAGAAGTTCTAAACTCCCAGGAGATATTCGGAGACGAGCTACAAATGTTTGCCAAGAAAGAAATGCAGAAAGAG GTCGTTGTTCCAAAAGCAAAGGGTGAAATTCTTGGTGTGGTAATCGTGGAGTCTGGGTGGGGGTCGATGCTACCTACGGTGGTAATAGCTAATTTGGCTCCAGCAGGTGCGGCAGCTCGTTGCGGGCAACTGAATATCGGAGATCAAATAATAGCCATCAATGGCGTCTCCCTTGTGGGACTTCCTTTATCGACTTGTCAAACTtacataaaaaattcgaaaaatcagaCTGTCGTAAAGCTCACTGTTGTTCCCTGCGCCCCAGTTGTTGAGGTCAAAATAAAGAGACCAGACACAAAATACCAGCTGGGTTTCAGTGTACAAAATGGAGTGATTTGCAGTCTACTCAGAGGTGGAATTGCAGAACGAGGAGGAGTCAGAGTTGGGCATAGAATCATTGAGATTAATAATCAAAGCGTCGTAGCGGTGCCTCACGAAAAGATTGTCAATCTCTTAGCCACGTCTGTGGGCGAG ATTCTCATGAAGACGATGCCTACGTCGATGTTTCGACTGTTAACAGGCCAGGAATCTCCAGTGTATATATAA